From the genome of Haloterrigena sp. KLK7, one region includes:
- a CDS encoding alanine--glyoxylate aminotransferase family protein produces the protein MKFTPGPTAVPPAVREAMAEEQPNPDVDPAFAERYQALCEDLADVYDTDHDVVVPGGEGILGLEAAIASLVAPGDRVLCISNGLYGDGFADFVESYGGEAELVSAPFDEPLDLEAVERALEDAENDGEPFELATMVHCETPTGTLNDLDPILDLLEEHDVPSVVDAVSSLGGTPVPTDRIDVCLGASQKCFSAPPGLTTAAISDRAWELMDDRDPSSLYTNFLPWRDVSEEFPYTHLSANVAALEEAIDRLLEEGLESVYRRHEAAAERCRERGAELGLEVYPDRERSSPTVTAFHLPGEAKQVQQRVAAEEDVVLATGLGEMENDILRFGHMGYNAELEKVDRAMDALEAVLE, from the coding sequence ATGAAGTTCACGCCAGGACCGACGGCGGTTCCGCCGGCGGTCAGGGAGGCGATGGCCGAGGAACAGCCGAACCCAGACGTCGATCCCGCGTTCGCGGAGCGCTACCAGGCGCTCTGCGAGGACCTCGCCGACGTCTACGACACCGACCACGACGTCGTCGTCCCCGGCGGCGAGGGCATTCTGGGCCTCGAGGCGGCGATCGCCTCGCTGGTCGCGCCCGGCGACCGGGTGCTCTGTATTTCGAACGGGCTCTACGGCGACGGGTTCGCGGACTTCGTCGAGTCCTACGGCGGCGAGGCCGAACTCGTCTCGGCGCCCTTCGACGAACCGCTCGACCTCGAGGCCGTCGAACGTGCGCTCGAGGACGCCGAAAACGACGGCGAACCGTTCGAACTGGCGACGATGGTCCACTGCGAGACGCCGACGGGGACGCTCAACGATCTCGATCCCATTCTGGACCTGCTCGAGGAACACGACGTGCCGAGCGTCGTCGACGCCGTCTCGTCGCTCGGCGGGACGCCGGTCCCGACCGATCGGATCGACGTCTGTCTCGGGGCGTCCCAGAAGTGTTTCAGCGCGCCGCCGGGGCTGACCACCGCCGCGATCAGCGACCGGGCCTGGGAGCTGATGGACGACCGCGACCCGTCCTCGCTGTACACGAACTTCCTCCCGTGGCGGGACGTCTCCGAGGAGTTCCCCTACACGCACCTGAGCGCGAACGTGGCCGCCCTCGAGGAAGCGATCGATCGCCTGCTCGAGGAGGGCCTCGAGAGCGTCTACCGGCGCCACGAGGCCGCCGCCGAGCGCTGTCGCGAGCGCGGCGCCGAACTGGGACTCGAGGTCTATCCCGATCGGGAGCGGAGTTCCCCGACCGTGACGGCGTTTCACCTCCCGGGCGAGGCGAAGCAGGTTCAGCAGCGGGTCGCGGCGGAGGAGGACGTCGTGCTGGCGACCGGACTCGGCGAGATGGAGAACGATATCCTCCGATTCGGCCACATGGGGTACAACGCCGAGCTCGAAAAGGTCGATCGCGCGATGGACGCGCTCGAGGCCGTCCTGGAGTAG